From a region of the Candidatus Pantoea bituminis genome:
- the yidA gene encoding sugar-phosphatase has protein sequence MAIKLIAIDMDGTLLNPQHLITPGVKAALDHARQKGVSIVLATGRPFVGVQRYLMELDLQAGQYCISNNGALVHRAEDGECVAEVTLTFDDYLYVEQLARELGVHFQAFDKSHLYTPNKDISEYTIHEASLTGIPVRYRAVEEMDRNMRFPKLMMIDKPGLLDSAIERLPAHAKETYTLLKSAPYYLEILDRRVNKGQGVKMLAEKLGLKQEEVMAIGDQENDLAMIEYAGTGVAMGNAIESVKKIAQFVTKTNMEDGVAYAIEELVL, from the coding sequence ATGGCAATTAAACTGATTGCGATTGATATGGATGGCACGCTGCTCAACCCACAACATCTGATCACGCCGGGAGTAAAAGCAGCACTTGATCACGCACGCCAAAAAGGTGTGTCCATTGTGCTGGCAACCGGCCGCCCGTTTGTTGGCGTGCAACGTTATTTGATGGAGCTTGATCTTCAAGCTGGCCAGTATTGCATCAGCAATAACGGTGCGCTGGTACATCGTGCGGAAGATGGCGAATGCGTCGCAGAAGTCACGCTAACGTTCGACGATTATCTTTACGTTGAGCAGCTGGCACGTGAACTGGGCGTACATTTTCAGGCTTTTGATAAATCTCATCTTTATACCCCAAACAAAGATATCAGCGAATATACCATTCATGAAGCTAGCCTGACCGGCATTCCGGTGCGTTATCGCGCCGTAGAAGAGATGGATCGCAACATGCGTTTTCCTAAGCTGATGATGATCGATAAACCGGGGCTGCTGGATTCCGCTATTGAGCGTTTGCCCGCCCACGCGAAAGAGACTTACACCCTGCTGAAAAGCGCGCCTTACTATCTCGAAATTCTTGACCGTCGCGTCAATAAAGGTCAGGGCGTGAAAATGCTGGCAGAAAAACTCGGCCTGAAGCAGGAAGAAGTGATGGCGATTGGCGATCAGGAAAACGATTTAGCGATGATCGAATATGCAGGCACCGGCGTTGCAATGGGTAATGCCATTGAATCTGTTAAGAAAATCGCGCAGTTTGTCACGAAAACTAATATGGAAGATGGCGTTGCTTACGCGATTGAAGAGTTAGTCCTTTAA
- the ibpA gene encoding small heat shock chaperone IbpA: MRNFDLSPLYRTSIGFDRLFNLLESNQNQSNGGYPPYNVELVDENHYRITIAVAGFAQSELDITSQDNMLIVRGAHPEEQVERKYLYQGIAERNFERKFQLADHIVVRDARLENGLLSIDLERIVPEEAKPRRIEILK, translated from the coding sequence ATGCGGAATTTTGATCTCTCTCCACTTTATCGCACCTCTATCGGTTTTGATCGCCTGTTTAACTTGCTCGAATCAAACCAAAACCAGAGCAACGGCGGTTATCCTCCGTACAACGTTGAACTGGTGGATGAAAATCACTATCGCATCACTATTGCGGTCGCGGGCTTTGCACAAAGCGAACTGGATATTACTTCACAAGACAATATGCTGATTGTGCGCGGTGCGCATCCTGAAGAGCAGGTCGAGCGTAAATATCTCTACCAAGGCATCGCCGAGCGTAATTTTGAACGTAAATTTCAACTGGCTGACCACATCGTCGTGCGCGATGCACGGCTTGAAAATGGTCTGTTAAGCATTGATTTGGAGCGCATCGTTCCAGAAGAGGCGAAACCACGCCGCATTGAAATTCTGAAATAA
- a CDS encoding 2-dehydro-3-deoxy-6-phosphogalactonate aldolase yields MNLPIKLPLIAILRGIKPEEAEAHIRALIDAGFDAIEVPLNSPNWQQTLPQMVHQFGDRAVIGAGTVLKTAQVDELASSGCRLIVTPNTDAAVIQQAVKHNMWVAAGCATATEAFTAVNAGAQALKIFPASAFGAAYIKAIKAVLPPEIPVFAVGGVTPQNLAEYLAVGCIGAGLGSDLYRAGQSVAQTIEKAQAFVQAYEEATR; encoded by the coding sequence ATGAACTTACCGATTAAATTACCGCTGATTGCCATTTTGCGCGGCATTAAGCCGGAAGAAGCGGAAGCACATATTCGCGCACTGATTGATGCGGGTTTTGATGCGATAGAAGTCCCACTTAACTCACCAAACTGGCAGCAAACCCTTCCACAAATGGTGCATCAGTTCGGCGATCGTGCAGTGATTGGGGCAGGAACCGTGTTGAAAACCGCACAGGTTGATGAGCTGGCATCAAGCGGCTGTCGCCTGATCGTTACGCCGAATACCGATGCGGCAGTCATTCAGCAGGCGGTCAAACACAACATGTGGGTTGCCGCCGGGTGCGCCACGGCGACAGAAGCATTCACCGCCGTAAATGCAGGGGCGCAGGCGCTGAAAATTTTCCCCGCTTCAGCCTTTGGCGCGGCCTATATCAAAGCGATCAAAGCGGTGCTGCCGCCTGAAATCCCGGTATTTGCAGTTGGCGGCGTTACGCCACAGAACCTGGCGGAATATCTGGCAGTCGGCTGCATTGGTGCCGGTTTAGGCAGCGATCTCTATCGTGCCGGTCAATCGGTGGCGCAGACTATTGAGAAGGCGCAAGCCTTTGTGCAGGCTTATGAGGAGGCAACGCGATGA
- a CDS encoding 2-dehydro-3-deoxygalactonokinase, which produces MSRYIAIDWGSTNLRAWFYLDGECQETRRSEAGVTRLNGRSHQQVFDEIVHGWPVSELPVVMAGMVGSNVGWLPAPYLPCPLPLESIAAQLTHVGENRWIVPGLSINHADNHNVMRGEETQLLGAQALAPAAVTVMPGTHSKWVIAEGDCIVDFRTVMTGELHHLLLKQSLIGNGLPEQHDDTQAFHRGLEIGVNDASILSRLFEVRAQHLLGTLPRESVSDFLSGLLIGHEVASQQRQLALAAPVTLVTNMQLAQRYQHAFTLIDIPTQWLEGDRAFQQGIRRIVDELTD; this is translated from the coding sequence ATGAGCCGCTATATCGCTATCGATTGGGGTTCAACCAATTTACGCGCCTGGTTTTACCTGGATGGCGAATGCCAGGAGACGCGACGCTCAGAAGCAGGCGTAACGCGGTTAAACGGTCGCAGCCACCAACAGGTATTTGACGAAATCGTGCACGGCTGGCCAGTCAGTGAATTACCCGTGGTGATGGCAGGCATGGTCGGCAGCAATGTTGGCTGGCTACCTGCGCCTTATCTTCCTTGTCCGCTACCACTCGAATCCATTGCCGCACAATTAACTCACGTCGGCGAAAACCGCTGGATTGTGCCGGGATTGAGCATTAACCACGCCGATAACCATAACGTGATGCGCGGTGAAGAGACGCAACTGCTGGGTGCCCAGGCATTGGCGCCTGCTGCCGTTACGGTCATGCCAGGAACACACAGTAAATGGGTGATTGCCGAAGGCGACTGCATCGTTGATTTCCGCACCGTCATGACCGGTGAACTGCATCATTTACTGCTTAAACAATCGCTTATCGGCAACGGTTTACCCGAACAGCACGATGATACGCAGGCTTTTCACCGTGGGCTGGAAATCGGTGTTAACGATGCCTCAATTTTGTCGCGATTGTTCGAGGTCCGGGCACAACATCTGTTGGGTACGCTACCACGCGAATCGGTTAGCGATTTCCTTTCTGGTCTGCTGATTGGTCATGAGGTTGCCAGCCAGCAGCGCCAGCTCGCGCTAGCCGCGCCGGTAACGCTGGTGACTAATATGCAGCTGGCGCAGCGTTATCAGCATGCTTTCACCCTGATCGATATCCCGACGCAATGGCTGGAAGGCGATCGTGCCTTCCAGCAAGGAATACGGAGAATTGTTGATGAACTTACCGATTAA
- the dgoD gene encoding galactonate dehydratase, whose protein sequence is MKITRLTTYRLPPRWMFLKIETDEGVSGWGEPVIEGRARSVEAAVHELGEALIGQDPARINDVWQVMYRSGFYRGGPILMSAIAGIDQALWDIKGKTLGVPVWQLLGGLVRDKIKAYSWVGGDRPADVIAGIEKLRTIGIDTFKLNGCEEMSLIDSSRKVDAAVNTVAQIREAFGNQIEFGLDFHGRVSAPMAKLLIHELEPYRPLFIEEPVLAEQAEYYPRLAAQTHIPIAAGERMYSRFEFKRVLEAGGLAILQPDLSHAGGITECVKIAAMAEAYDVGLAPHCPLGPLALAACLQVDFVSHNAVFQEQSMGIHYNQGAELLDYVVNKADFAMNDGMFSPLLKPGLGVEIDEALVIERSRNAPDWRNPLWRHVDGSVAEW, encoded by the coding sequence ATGAAAATTACCAGGCTCACGACCTACCGCTTACCGCCGCGCTGGATGTTTTTGAAAATTGAAACGGATGAAGGCGTATCGGGCTGGGGCGAACCCGTGATCGAAGGACGAGCCCGCAGCGTAGAGGCCGCAGTCCATGAACTGGGTGAAGCGTTAATCGGTCAAGACCCAGCGCGTATCAACGACGTGTGGCAAGTCATGTATCGCAGCGGTTTCTATCGCGGCGGGCCAATTTTGATGAGCGCCATAGCAGGTATCGATCAAGCATTGTGGGATATCAAAGGCAAAACCTTGGGTGTGCCTGTTTGGCAACTGCTTGGCGGGTTGGTGCGCGACAAAATCAAAGCCTACAGCTGGGTTGGCGGCGATCGTCCCGCTGACGTGATTGCCGGTATCGAAAAATTGCGCACCATCGGTATTGATACGTTCAAGCTCAACGGCTGTGAAGAGATGAGTCTGATCGACAGCAGCCGCAAGGTAGATGCTGCGGTCAATACCGTCGCCCAGATCCGTGAAGCCTTTGGCAATCAAATTGAATTCGGCCTGGATTTTCATGGTCGCGTAAGCGCGCCCATGGCGAAGCTGCTGATCCACGAACTGGAACCTTATCGCCCGCTGTTCATTGAAGAGCCGGTGCTGGCAGAGCAAGCAGAATATTATCCTCGCCTGGCCGCGCAAACCCATATCCCGATCGCGGCAGGTGAACGCATGTATTCGCGTTTCGAATTCAAACGCGTGCTTGAAGCGGGTGGTTTAGCGATTCTGCAACCTGATCTGTCGCACGCGGGCGGCATCACCGAATGTGTGAAAATTGCCGCCATGGCCGAAGCCTATGATGTTGGCCTCGCGCCGCATTGCCCGCTGGGCCCGCTGGCGCTCGCCGCCTGTTTGCAAGTTGATTTCGTTTCACATAACGCCGTGTTCCAGGAACAGAGCATGGGCATTCACTACAATCAGGGCGCAGAATTGCTGGATTACGTGGTGAACAAAGCGGATTTTGCCATGAATGACGGCATGTTTTCTCCCTTGTTAAAACCTGGCTTAGGCGTAGAAATCGATGAAGCCTTGGTGATCGAACGCAGCCGCAACGCGCCAGACTGGCGCAACCCTTTATGGCGCCACGTCGACGGCTCTGTCGCCGAATGGTAA
- a CDS encoding class II glutamine amidotransferase, translating to MCRMILAHGQFDPATVLEAARAMSCGESAEHDGPIKAHPNGWGCLWLEEGQIRTLHGTDTFAEALPGIDIDRLRGRFLAVHVRHATLTKNHGLEFSHPLWRNSAGNHWYMMHNGFLPTVYRHLGLTESRFDSAEYLQYLVDKVTPADFNRDYLRSKMAQVAPGGSAGNAFVVTREKAWAWQWYPEDTPYPDYFTMHYRQQDGCTFISSEPVSTLGSADTWRRMSNHELHEIPLWE from the coding sequence ATGTGCAGGATGATTCTGGCGCACGGCCAGTTTGACCCCGCGACTGTACTGGAAGCTGCGCGTGCTATGAGTTGTGGCGAAAGCGCCGAACACGACGGGCCGATAAAAGCACATCCCAACGGGTGGGGCTGTTTGTGGCTGGAAGAGGGGCAGATTCGTACTTTGCACGGCACCGATACCTTTGCCGAAGCGCTGCCGGGTATTGATATTGATCGACTACGCGGGCGTTTTTTAGCGGTACATGTACGGCATGCAACGTTGACCAAAAATCACGGACTGGAATTTTCACATCCGCTGTGGCGCAACAGTGCTGGCAACCATTGGTACATGATGCACAACGGGTTTTTGCCCACGGTTTACCGCCATCTTGGCTTAACGGAGTCGCGTTTTGACTCGGCAGAATATTTGCAATATTTGGTTGATAAGGTCACACCAGCCGATTTCAACCGCGATTACCTGCGCAGCAAAATGGCACAAGTCGCGCCGGGCGGCAGCGCAGGCAATGCCTTTGTCGTCACCCGGGAAAAAGCCTGGGCGTGGCAATGGTATCCAGAAGACACACCCTATCCTGACTATTTTACGATGCATTACCGTCAACAGGACGGCTGCACATTTATCTCTTCAGAACCTGTTTCAACACTGGGCAGTGCCGACACCTGGCGGCGCATGAGCAATCATGAACTTCATGAGATTCCTTTGTGGGAGTAA
- a CDS encoding YceK/YidQ family lipoprotein, producing MKIMKTLPLAGIVCCAMATTGCSSVMSHTGASQGYYPGTRASADMLVDDNTSWALKPLALVDLPFSAVMDTLLLPWDYYRSDHDQSLDSPRARVLRSEKLAHTQENLAQAQPMPTIQPQP from the coding sequence ATGAAAATAATGAAAACCTTACCGCTGGCAGGCATTGTCTGCTGCGCTATGGCGACAACAGGCTGTTCCAGCGTGATGTCACACACTGGCGCAAGCCAGGGTTATTATCCCGGCACGCGCGCCAGCGCTGATATGTTAGTGGATGACAACACCAGCTGGGCTTTGAAGCCGCTGGCATTGGTTGACCTGCCGTTCTCAGCAGTGATGGATACGCTACTGCTGCCATGGGATTATTATCGCAGCGACCACGATCAATCCCTCGACTCCCCACGTGCTCGCGTTTTGCGGAGCGAAAAGCTGGCACATACGCAAGAGAATCTGGCTCAGGCACAGCCGATGCCAACTATTCAGCCGCAACCTTAA
- a CDS encoding 2OG-Fe(II)-dependent halogenase WelO5 family protein, with protein MAIFNQIRVINPNMFVETTWLDDIVTARVPLLVLRNFITPEVREAVVDDLQSCREKIRVSHYPNGALTTLGPYLAKHTAAPDNYFTELRDIQPSLPPSLSCLRAQIYNWVQHTLKLDSLQIAHEPGKGDYAGSIVRFHANGVANPLHNDNIVRDAAETDLVVTQILHQLSCVVCLQESNAGGTLRIYNKKWSPEDERFKTAGELGYQSGVTDSSETCEFSPRSGDIYLFNPAFYHEIDRVEGDTRITMGFFFGLTDKKMKHAIAWS; from the coding sequence ATGGCCATTTTTAATCAGATCCGCGTCATCAATCCCAACATGTTCGTTGAAACGACCTGGCTGGATGACATCGTTACTGCGCGTGTGCCTTTGCTGGTGCTGCGTAATTTCATCACGCCAGAAGTGCGCGAAGCGGTGGTCGATGATTTGCAATCGTGTCGCGAAAAGATCCGCGTCTCCCACTACCCCAACGGGGCACTCACGACGCTGGGACCGTATCTGGCAAAACATACTGCTGCGCCGGATAACTACTTTACCGAGCTGCGCGATATTCAGCCGTCGCTGCCGCCGTCACTGAGTTGCTTGCGCGCGCAGATTTACAACTGGGTGCAACATACGCTCAAGCTCGACAGTTTGCAGATTGCGCATGAACCAGGAAAGGGTGATTACGCGGGTTCCATCGTGCGCTTTCATGCCAATGGTGTCGCGAATCCGCTGCATAACGACAACATCGTACGCGATGCCGCAGAGACTGATCTGGTGGTGACTCAGATTCTGCATCAGCTGAGTTGTGTGGTGTGCCTTCAGGAATCGAATGCCGGCGGGACGCTGCGTATCTACAACAAGAAGTGGTCACCGGAAGATGAGCGTTTCAAAACCGCTGGAGAGCTGGGCTATCAAAGTGGCGTGACGGACAGCAGCGAAACCTGTGAATTTTCGCCGCGCAGTGGAGATATCTACCTGTTTAATCCGGCGTTTTACCATGAAATCGATCGCGTCGAAGGCGATACCCGCATCACCATGGGTTTCTTCTTTGGTCTGACTGACAAAAAAATGAAGCATGCCATTGCCTGGAGTTAA
- a CDS encoding EamA family transporter, giving the protein MSVKDMLLALCVVVAWGVNFVVIKLGLQGMPPFLLAGLRFALVAFPAIFFVRRPAIPLRWLVVYGITISFGQFAFLFLAIKLGMPAGLASLVLQAQAFFTILLGALLLAEKLRWNHIAGIIIATLGMFMLATAGMKGQATAGITLTTMMLTLAAALSWGLGNITNKIIMRNRKVPIMSLVIWSALVPIGPFFVCAFLFEGKEAIVFSLLHITLQTVLALIYLAFVATIVGYAIWGNLLSRYETWRVAPLSLLVPVVGILSAALFLNETLSAQQMLGASVIIVGLLVNVFGGMVTQRFLMRTQP; this is encoded by the coding sequence ATGTCCGTAAAAGATATGCTGTTAGCACTTTGCGTGGTGGTGGCGTGGGGCGTGAACTTTGTGGTGATTAAACTGGGGCTGCAGGGAATGCCGCCTTTCTTACTGGCAGGGTTACGTTTTGCCTTGGTCGCATTTCCAGCGATTTTCTTTGTGCGTCGTCCGGCGATCCCGCTGCGCTGGCTGGTGGTGTATGGCATCACCATCAGTTTTGGTCAATTTGCGTTTTTGTTTTTGGCGATCAAGTTGGGCATGCCGGCTGGCCTGGCGTCGCTGGTCTTGCAGGCGCAAGCCTTCTTCACCATTCTGCTCGGCGCATTGCTGTTAGCCGAGAAACTGCGCTGGAATCACATCGCCGGGATTATCATCGCCACGCTGGGCATGTTTATGTTGGCGACTGCAGGTATGAAGGGGCAAGCCACCGCAGGCATTACGTTAACCACCATGATGCTGACGCTGGCCGCCGCGCTGTCGTGGGGTTTGGGGAACATTACCAACAAAATCATTATGCGTAACCGCAAGGTGCCGATCATGTCACTGGTGATCTGGAGCGCGCTGGTGCCGATCGGACCGTTTTTTGTCTGCGCGTTTCTGTTTGAAGGCAAAGAGGCAATTGTTTTCAGTCTGCTGCATATCACCTTGCAAACTGTGCTGGCGCTGATTTATCTGGCTTTCGTCGCCACCATTGTCGGTTATGCGATTTGGGGCAATTTGCTCAGCCGTTATGAAACCTGGCGTGTCGCACCCCTTTCGCTGTTGGTGCCGGTGGTGGGTATATTGAGCGCGGCGCTGTTTCTCAATGAAACCCTCTCTGCACAGCAAATGCTGGGCGCTTCGGTGATCATCGTTGGGCTGCTGGTAAATGTGTTTGGCGGTATGGTGACGCAACGATTTCTGATGCGTACACAGCCTTAA
- a CDS encoding FadR/GntR family transcriptional regulator: MDQQDVSKTDRILLTLGEEIVSGQFAPGQALPAEAELCERFTTSRNIIREVYRSLTAKRLIEIKRYRGAFVTTHQQWNFLDSDVLQWSLKHNHDPQLIAAMNDVRVLVEPQLARWSAERATSQDLAQIEHALNDMIAHHHDRQAFNDADMRYHEALLTSVHNPILQQLSTAIVQLQKAVFERTYQPDRDNMPQTLREHQTLFEAIRHQDADAAEAAARTMIASSTQRLKAIS; encoded by the coding sequence GTGGATCAGCAGGACGTCAGTAAAACCGATCGTATTCTTCTCACGCTAGGTGAAGAAATTGTCTCTGGACAGTTTGCCCCCGGACAGGCGCTGCCTGCAGAAGCGGAGCTGTGTGAACGCTTTACCACGTCGCGCAACATAATCCGTGAAGTTTATCGCTCGCTAACAGCAAAACGGCTTATCGAAATTAAGCGTTATCGCGGCGCCTTTGTCACAACCCATCAGCAGTGGAATTTCCTCGACAGCGACGTGCTGCAATGGTCGCTGAAGCACAACCACGATCCGCAGTTGATTGCAGCGATGAATGACGTGCGTGTATTAGTGGAGCCGCAGCTGGCGCGTTGGTCAGCGGAACGCGCCACATCACAGGATTTAGCCCAGATCGAGCACGCGCTTAATGACATGATTGCGCATCATCACGATCGCCAGGCATTTAATGATGCTGACATGCGTTATCACGAAGCGCTGTTAACCTCCGTCCACAACCCTATTTTGCAGCAACTCAGCACCGCGATTGTTCAGCTACAAAAAGCGGTATTTGAACGCACTTACCAACCCGATCGCGACAATATGCCGCAAACATTGCGTGAGCATCAGACGCTGTTTGAGGCCATTCGTCATCAGGATGCCGATGCAGCAGAAGCGGCAGCTCGCACCATGATTGCCAGCTCAACCCAGCGCTTAAAGGCAATCTCATGA
- a CDS encoding YbaK/EbsC family protein produces the protein MTVFEKITALLDEHQADYRVVEHDAIGQTDVISEIRGNALNQAAKAMVLEVTMPEGADSRYLLAIVPGDCKINFKSAARAIGGKKSSFATPEMAQALTQCVMGAVPPFSFDDRLALRVDARLQEVGTLWFNAGALEKSIALAVADYFHIVGDCCAEIATPMAITA, from the coding sequence ATGACAGTATTTGAAAAAATCACAGCATTACTGGATGAGCATCAGGCGGATTACCGTGTGGTAGAGCATGACGCGATCGGTCAGACCGATGTCATCAGCGAGATTCGTGGTAACGCGTTGAACCAGGCAGCAAAAGCGATGGTATTGGAAGTCACCATGCCGGAAGGCGCGGATTCGCGCTACCTGTTAGCGATTGTGCCGGGCGACTGCAAGATCAACTTTAAAAGCGCGGCGCGGGCGATTGGCGGCAAGAAGTCGAGCTTCGCTACGCCAGAGATGGCGCAGGCGCTGACCCAGTGCGTAATGGGGGCGGTGCCGCCGTTTAGTTTTGATGACCGATTGGCGCTGCGCGTGGACGCGCGGCTACAGGAGGTGGGCACGTTGTGGTTTAACGCCGGTGCACTGGAAAAATCGATCGCGTTGGCGGTAGCAGACTATTTTCATATTGTGGGTGACTGCTGTGCAGAGATTGCCACGCCGATGGCGATCACCGCCTGA
- a CDS encoding DUF3748 domain-containing protein, with the protein MREKQLTFASRHHQLTNINVWTADSQWLAFDVRPSGASFTGETLERVNVESGDVEVVYQAKEGAHVGVVTVSPDLPPRYVCIHGPEHPDESWHYDFHHRRGVIVQNGEAQNLDACDITPPFTAGALRGGSHVHVFSPDGSRLSFTYNDHVMHEWDTRQDLRNVGIAVPLHAVTPPKHHPREYDGSHFCVLVSATTAQPKPGSDDINRAYEECWIGNQGYIKPDGRQQRWAIAFIGDTLSPQGDKQPDIFVVDLPDALEDYARAGDTPLEGRNDCLPAPPAGVTQRRVTFSGLAQQPRHWLRASSDGSAIAFLKADRQGVIQLWSVSPNGGEPRQITQLASSIQSAFSWHPEGKAIAFVCDNSVMRCDVSSGDCQRLTVQSDEAPSGDAVVWSPDGKQIAYMREVNGWRQLFKVAAE; encoded by the coding sequence ATGCGCGAAAAACAACTTACCTTTGCTTCACGTCATCACCAACTCACTAATATCAACGTCTGGACCGCAGACAGCCAATGGCTGGCCTTTGATGTACGCCCTTCAGGCGCGTCATTTACCGGTGAAACCCTTGAGCGTGTCAATGTAGAAAGTGGCGATGTCGAGGTGGTGTATCAGGCAAAAGAGGGGGCGCATGTTGGCGTCGTCACCGTCAGTCCAGATTTGCCACCCCGCTACGTCTGCATTCACGGCCCGGAACATCCTGACGAAAGCTGGCATTACGATTTTCACCATCGCCGCGGCGTCATTGTGCAAAACGGTGAAGCGCAGAATCTTGATGCCTGCGATATTACGCCGCCGTTTACGGCCGGCGCGCTGCGTGGCGGCTCTCACGTTCACGTTTTCAGCCCAGATGGCTCGCGCCTTAGCTTTACCTATAACGACCATGTGATGCATGAATGGGATACGCGCCAGGATCTGCGCAATGTCGGCATTGCTGTGCCATTGCATGCGGTCACGCCACCTAAACATCATCCACGTGAATATGATGGCAGCCATTTCTGTGTATTGGTGAGCGCCACCACGGCGCAGCCCAAACCGGGCAGCGATGACATTAATCGTGCCTACGAAGAGTGCTGGATTGGCAATCAAGGCTATATAAAGCCGGATGGCCGCCAACAACGGTGGGCGATCGCCTTTATTGGCGACACGCTCTCGCCGCAAGGGGATAAACAGCCGGACATTTTTGTGGTTGATCTACCCGATGCGCTTGAGGATTACGCCCGCGCTGGCGATACACCGCTGGAAGGCCGCAATGATTGTTTGCCTGCACCGCCCGCTGGCGTCACGCAGCGCCGCGTCACCTTTAGCGGTTTGGCGCAGCAGCCACGCCATTGGTTGCGTGCATCATCCGATGGCAGCGCCATCGCGTTTTTAAAGGCAGATCGACAAGGCGTAATCCAGTTATGGAGCGTTTCGCCTAACGGTGGCGAGCCACGGCAGATCACCCAATTGGCGAGCAGCATTCAGTCAGCGTTCAGCTGGCATCCCGAGGGCAAGGCGATTGCATTTGTGTGTGATAACAGTGTGATGCGCTGCGACGTGTCGAGCGGTGATTGCCAGCGGTTAACCGTTCAAAGCGATGAAGCGCCGTCCGGCGACGCCGTTGTGTGGTCACCTGACGGAAAACAGATCGCTTATATGCGTGAAGTGAATGGTTGGCGTCAGCTGTTTAAGGTTGCGGCTGAATAG